In Nitrospira sp., the genomic window GCGATCATCTTTTCGATCCGCGCCGTGGCATGGCGATAGGCCTCGCGGATGGCGCGATCGGTTGTCGATTCGAGATAGGCGTTCGCGACGACTTTGATCTTCTGCGAGACGTTGTCGAAAATCAGCAGGGTGTCGGTCAGCAGAAAGGCCAGTTCCGGCATCCCGAGACTATCTCTACGAAGGGACGGCAGTTCTTCGAAGGTCCGCACCACGTCATAACTCAAGTACCCGACTGCGCCGCCGACAAACCGGGGCAGGCCGGGTACCGTCACCGGCCGATATTCCTCCATCAACTCGCGCACACGTTCCAGCGGGTTGCCCCGGCTCTGAATCTTGAGGCGTTTCTTCCCGCGGGTCAGAATCAAATCGCCCTTTTCTTCATGAAGCACGGCTGAAGAGCCGCTTCCCAGGAAAGAATAGCGCGCCCAATTTTCCCCGCCGGCGACACTTTCCAGGAGATAGGCGGTCGGCCCCTGGTCGATTTTGGCGAACGCCGACACCGGCGTCTCATAGTCCGCCAGGATCTCCCGATAAAGCGGAATCAGATTACCTTCCGTCGCGAGACCACGAAACTCGTCCAGGGTCAGTGAATAGTGCTGCTTGGTCATACCGATGTCCGGCTGATCGCGTTACGGCTGGCTGACGATCAGCTTTTGCCCGACTCCGACGGTGTTATCTTTCAAATTGTTCCACTTGCGCAATTGATCCGGCGCGACATGGTATTTCTGACCGATGCGATACAAGGTTTCACCGGGTCGCACCGTGTGCGTCGTGCCGGTCGCCGAGGCGGCAGTCGCGCCCACGCTTTCCATCAGGTCACTTTGACCCAACGCATCCTTGGCCGTGCCGGTTGCTGACCCCAGGCCCAGATCCGATGGCACATCCGTCTTCAACGCTTCATCCACAGCCGCGGCAAAGTCTTTCTTCGGCGCCGCTTTTTTGGCTTTCGGGATGGTCGTCAGGCGCTTCATGTCCTCTTGAGCCCGTTTCTCCAGCAGGCTGGCCTCTTTCATGGCCTGCGCCTCCTCCTGAATCTGGGCTGCCTGCTGACGCACCGCTTCCACCTGGGCGCTCAGTTCACGATTGCGGGCCTCGTAGTCGCTCAGCTCACGCTTGCCTCGTTTGACTTCGCTGTCCAATTCCGCGCTGCGTTTTTCTTCCTGCGCCAGAAGACGCTGAAAGTTGAGGCTGCGCGCCTTCTCCGCCTCATATTTTTCCGACATCACGCATCCGCTCAACCCCAGACCACATAGGACCAGCAGCCCAAGGGACCGTACTGCCGTGCGCCTCATGGATCCATCTCGCTCAGTCATCATATCGCTCCTTCGTTGCGGCCATCTGAATGGTCGGCAATCGATTACCCCGGGGGAGAGTGGTCCTGCCGCATCCGCTCCCGGTTCGCAGTCGGCGAAAGGGGGTAGAATACGGTCCAAGGCAGCGAAAGTCAAAGTGAAATGGGCCAGTCAGGCGTTTGACCCCCTCCCTGCCCCTATGCTACGGTTCGCTCAAGAATTCCGATCCGCCTATTCTATCCAATCACCGACACAGAAGACCATGGCATCCAGTCCGCACCAGGCCGCAGCACGCACCATTTCGATCGACGGGATCACGCTACACCTGGCCCAACCGATGACGATGGCCCAGGAGTGGATCGGCAATCGGGAAATTCTGAAGCAACTGCTGGCCTGCTGGCTCGTGATCGATGAACGCGACCTCCCGCTCTCACCTCGCATCACCGGGCAACCAGGCATCGGCAAAACCACGTTGGCCATGGCGGGCGCCCGAGAGCGTAAGCAGGACCTCTACGTCTTCCAATGCACCGCGGACACCCGCCCCGAAGACCTGCTGATCACGCCGGTGCTGGCAGAATCCGGAACGATCACGTACCACGCGTCGCCGCTCGTCACGGCAGTGCTCACCGGCAGCATCTGCGTGCTCGACGAGGGCAACCGGATGAATGAAAAAAGCTGGGCCTCTCTGGCTCCGCTGCTCGATCACCGGCGCTGCGTGGAATCGATCATTGCAGGCCTGCTCATCCGGGCGCATGCGGACTTTCGCTGCTGCGTGACCATGAACGAAGACGCCTCGACGTATGAAGTGCCGGACTACATTCTGTCCCGCTTGCAACCGACACTCGGCATGGGCTTTCCCACACGCGACGACGAACTGGCGATTCTGCGGTATCACTTGCCCTTCGCCCCGGCCGACATGCTAGCCCTCACGGTAGAATTCCTGCAGGAGGCCCATCAACTCAGCCTCGAATACTCCGTACGCGACGGCATCCATCTCCTGCAATATGCCTTGAAACGACGCGCCCAGGATCCTGCCCATCCCTTGGCCGCCGATGCCGCCTGGAGAGAATCGCTCATCAAAGTCTTGGGCGAAGAGGCCCTCGATCTGCCGACCCAGTCTCGCAAACGCAAGCGCGCGTTGGGCGATCAGGCCCTCCCGCGCGGACTCGGTGATTTCTTTTTCGAAAGTGATGACCCTTTACACCCCGGCCGATAATGGCAGCGCCCTCGTCTCATTCCGATGCCGTCTTTCGTCTCTCGCCGCGTATCGACCTGTTTCCAGTCTTGCATGGCAGTGGTGATGTCGCCCAGGAAGTCCGCGACCGCCTGACCGATCGCCGGTACGATTGCCTGGCGGTACCGCTCCCCCCGTCGTTCGAATTGCCGGTGGAAGAGGCGGTGGTCGATCTGCCGACCATCAGCGTGATCGTACAACAAGAACGCGAGTCGGAGGACGGCAGACGGGTGAACTACGTCCCGATTGATCCCTGTCAGCCTGTCATCATGGGCGTCCGCGTCGCCATCGGAGAAGGCATCTATCGCGCCTATATCGACCGGGACACCACGACCTTCGAGCCGCTCCCCTTCGTCTCCCCTGATGCCTACGCCCTCAAGCAGCTGCCCTATGCCGCCTTTGCCGCCGCCATCCTGCCGACGCTGACGCCGCCGGAAGACGGCTCTCAGCAGCAGGCTCGCGTGGCCTGGATGGCGTTTCAACTCCATCAACTGGAAATGGAATATGAACGGACCCTCTGTCTCTGTCACCTGGCTGACTGGCCTTGGATTCGTCAGGCCTACCAACGGCGCACCGACTATCAGGAATCGGACCAGCAGGTCAGCCGTCCGGAACGCTACCTGGTCGAGTCGGCGTCGCTCTACTTCATGTTGGGTGAATTGCCGTTCATGACGGAATTGTATGAACGCCGCCGGGCCAGCGTACATTCAGACCGTCACCTCTCCATCGACGGAATCAAAGAACTGCTCTTGGAAACCCGGACACGCTGGCAAACGGCCCACGATGAGGAAGGCCAGAGCGTCCCGACCTGGGTGACACCGCAGTTGCTGCAGTTGTACCTGCAATACGTGCGGAATCACGCGCTCCTGGACCGTCGCCTCACACCGGATCTCTACACGCTCGTGCTCGCGGCCAAACAAATGGCCGGAGATGATTTTGCGATCCGCCTCCTCGAAACCGCCAAGACCTACTCGTACCAGGATATCGAGCACAGCCACCTGCCGCACCTCTCAGTCGGACTCGGTCAATTGGCCCTGCCTGACGATCAGGTGGTGCAGGCTACGAACCGGCTCCAGGGGACGCCCCTGTCCTGGCGCTCACTGTCACTCCGTCCTCGTCCGGCGCGTCGAACGAGTCGCCGCTGGTCATACCTCTGGAATCCCAATCGCCAATGTTCCTGGCCGCCGGAAGATACCAAAATTGAAAGCTTCCACACGCACGTGCGGGAACAGGCCAAGGCGATCATCGGCGCCGATCTGGCCAGAAGTGAAAAATTTACGACCTCGATGAAAGACGGACTCGACATCCGGGAAAGCCTGCGCCACTGGCATCAACGACAACCCGGCGGTCGCCCGAAACGGCTGGAGCTGTATGTCAAAGAGATTCCCCCCGCGCGGGGAAATGTCGATACGGTGATTTTTCTTTTCGATACCCCTGCCGACCCAGAAGAATACAACTGGCAAGCGACTTGGTACGCGGAACATGCGCAGGAGTCTACACTCTGTTTCTATGCCACGCCGTTTCTGGAGAACATGGTGGCACCCGGCATCGGCCAATCACGTTATGGCGGCGCGCTGTTCATCTTTCCACCCCGGCCGATTCCGGACATTTGGACCGACGAGGCGCTCGGATTCGCCAAGACACTCGAAGAGCGGTTGATCGCAGCCGGAGCTGTCCACTCACGGGAAACCCATCTGGCATTGGTGACCCCCGTAGCCCCCAAAGCGCGCTGGCGGCAGATCGCCAAACAATTCGGCCGGCGGCTGGTGCCGATCCCGCTCAGTCGCTTCTCGGGCCAGATGATCGATCGGTTGCGACGATTCCATGTGCTCAATGGACACGAGATCCGCAGTTTTGCCGCACAATTCATCCGTGAGTGACCAAACCATGTCCCCAAGTCCCATCGAAGAACGCATCGCAGCCCTCCGTCGAGAAATCAGACGCCACGACCATCTCTATTACACGAAGGATCGGCCGGAGATTTCCGACTCGGAATACGACCGACTCTTTCGCGAACTGGTCGATCTGGAAGCCGCCCATCCGTACCTGATCACCAGCGACTCACCCACCCAGCGGGTCGGGGCACCGCCGCTGGCGGAACTCGCAAAGGTCTCGCACGAGAAGCCGATGCTGAGTCTCGACTCCATGACCGATCAGGAGGATGTGTGTGCGTTCGACGCCCGCATGAAACGCGAGTTGGAAACCGAACAAGTCGTCTACACCGCCGAGCCGAAGTTCGACGGGCTGTCGGTCGAACTGGTCTACGATGAGGGACGATTTGTGCGCGGCGCAACGCGCGGAGACGGCACAATCGGTGAAGATGTCACCGTCAATCTTCGGACGATTCGCGCCCTGCCCCTCCAGCTCACTCCTGGCCCGGCCATGCCCGCCCACCTGGTCGTGCGTGGTGAAGTGTACATGCGCCTGGATGAGTTTCAAACGCTCAATCGCCGGATGACCGAGCGGGGAGAGGAAGCCTTCGCCAATCCTCGCAACGCCGCAGCCGGTTCCTTGCGTCAGTTGGACAGCCGGATCACTGCCTCCCGCCCGTTGACGCTGACCTGCTACGACATCATGGCGCTCTCGGGTCAGGCTCCGCCGACCCATTGGGACGAACTGGACGCCCTCGCGACCTGGGGCTTGCCCGTCCCGGAACATCGACAGCGTTGCCGGTCCATCGACGAGGTGTTGTCCTTTCATCAGCGCACCGACGCGATGCGGGACGAGCTGCCGTTTGAGATCGACGGCGTCGTGGTCAAACTGGACCGGCGTGATTGGCAGGATCAACTCGGCAGCAAGTCGCGTAGTCCCCGTTGGGCCATCGCCTACAAGTTTGCCCCGCGAAAGGAAATTACGGTCATCCAGGATATCGCCGTCTCCGTCGGTAGAACCGGCACCCTGACACCGCTCGCGCTGCTCAAACCGGTGGAGGTGGGCGGTGTCACGATCAGCCGCGCGACCCTGCACAATGCCGACGAGGTGGCGCGAAAGGATGTGCGCGTCGGGGATACGGTGAAGGTCGAGCGGGCGGGCGATGTGATTCCCGCCATTGCCGAACGCGTCCCGGTTCCGGGGGAAATACGCCGTGATCCGTTCGTCATGCCCGACCATTGTCCGGTCTGCGGATCGGCCGTCGCCCGCGAAGGCGCCTACTTTTATTGCACCGGCCACACCGTCTGCGTGGCCCAGCTGAAAGGCGCGATCGAACACTTCGCGTCGAAGAGCGCGCTGAATATCGACGGCCTGGGGAAAAAGACGGTGGCCCAGTTGGTCGATGCGGGAATGGTGAAAGACCTGGCCGATCTGTACAGTCTGACAAAGGAACAGCTATTGACGCTGGAGGGGTTCGCCGATCGATCGGCCACCCTGCTCATGGAATCCATTGAACGGAGCAAATCCGTCACGCTGGAGCGACTCTTGATGGGGCTTGGCATTCGTCAGGTTGGACAGCATATTGCCAAGGTGCTGGCCAAGCAGTTCGGTACACTCCCGCGACTGATGGCCGCCACCCAAGAGGAGTTCCTGCAGGTCCGCGAGATCGGCCCGGAGATTTCCGCCAGTCTCGCCTCATTTTTCAGTGAGGCCCGGAATCGGGACGTGATTGATCGGCTAGTAGAACGGGGACTCACGATCGAAGCACCGGCAGCCGAACGCGGGGCCGACAGCCAGACGTTGGCGGGCAAAACCTTCGTCTTCACCGGCGGCCTGACGGGGTACAGTCGAGACCAGGCCAAACAGCTGGTCGAAGGGCGAGGCGGACAGGTGTCGTCGAGTGTGAGTAAGAACACGTCGTATGTGGTGGCGGGCGCTGATCCGGGCTCGAAACTCGCCCAGGCGCAGAAGCTGGGAGTGAAGGTTCTGACGGAACCGGAGTTTACCGATCTAGTGACGCCTGCGTGACCGGAACATGCTCTTCGACCGGTTGGTCGTGAAGAGCGGGATGCTTGTCTTCTTTGTAGATTTGGACACTCTTGATGACCCGTGGATCCGCCTCATGAATGACCAGCCGGCAGTTGGCAATATGCACTTCCTCGCCGACTTTCGGAATCCGCCCCAGCTCGTGCTGTATCAGGCCGCTGATCGTCACCGCATCGTCGCCTAAATCCACCTTGAGGAAGTCGTTGACCTTCCGGACTTCTGTGCGTCCGTGCACCAGGATCTGGTTTTTGCCGATGCGCTTGATCAGCTCTTCGGTAATGTCCGTTTCATCGACGATTTCGCCGACCACCTCTTCCAGCAAATCTTCCAACGTGACGAGCCCCATGACGCCGCCGAATTCGTTCACGACGATCGCCATGTGACGCTTGTCCAGCTGGAACTGCTTCATCAAATCGTCCGCGGATTTCGTATGGGGGATAAACAAGGCCGGCTGCGCGATATCCCGCAGCTTCATTTCGGTATGCCCCTGGGCCAGCGCGGTCAAGGCCTTGGTCTTGTACAGGATGCCGATGATGTTATCGAGCGTGCCTTCGTACAGCGGAATGCGCGAGTACTTGGACTTGAACAGGAGTTCTTTCGCCTCGCGCAGGTATTGATTGCAGTCGAGCGAGAACATGTAGATGCGCGGGGTCATGCAGTCTTCCGCCGTGATGTCCTTGAGCTGGAAGACGTTCTTGATCATCTTCACTTCCTGGGCTTCGATCGCGCCGCTCTTGCTGCTCTGATCCAGCATGATCTTGAGCTCTTCTTCCGTGACGAAGGGCACATTGAGCCCCTTACCGCCGGTGAGTTTATAGATCAGCGGCACGACGAAGAACATGATCGGCGTCAACACCTGCTGCGCCGCGTAGGCCGGATAGGCCATATTGAGCACGACCGGAACCGAATATTTGGCCGCCAGGGTCTTCGGAACGAGATCGGCGAACACTAAGAGGACAAACGTGAGAATACCGACCAGCACCGCGAAAGCCTCGCCCAGCACGCCTTCCAGTCCCTGCCCTCCGAACCGATTCAAGGCAATGATCGTCGCCAGGGAGGCGGTGGCCGTATCGACCAGGCGGTCTCCCACCAGGATGGTCAGCAGCAGCCGTTGCGGATCGGTCCGCAGATGCAGGGCCATGTCGGCCCGCTTGCTTCCCGCGTCGGCCAATGCCCTGAGTTTCGTGTCGTTGACGGAATAAAATCCCACCTCAACGACCGAGATGACCGCCGACAAGAGAATGAGGAATATCAGTACGATAATGTCCATAAGACCTATCGAGGCTAGAGAACCCGAATGAGGTTGTGTGTGTGAATGTTGAGTGCGTGGATCAGTTCGAAGCGCTGGGTCCGAACTGCAAGACTTGCCGTATGTCGTGAGAAGACGACCAGAACTGGTCCTCTCGGATCACTTTCATCCATTGCGTATTACAATTAGCACAGGCAGGCAGTCGCATCAAGCGTTACCACAATTCCCTACCCGCCGCCAAACCATCACAATATCAATAATTTGGCTTCGTGGCCCGGATCCGTCATGCTAGGGACTCCCTACGAAGGCCCCCGCACTGTCATCCCGTATGATAAACGGGTCGGTATCGAGGGCCCGCCGTAGATGCCCGGCAGCCTGCTCTGCCGAGGCGTCGGTCTGAAACTGTCCTGCATAGACGCGGTATCGGCGGCCTTCGGGCAAATCGACGGCCACCACCCTGCTGCCTGGGTAGGCTCCGCGCAGGCGTGAAACCAGAGCGGATGCGTTGGCGGGATCGGCAAAGGAACCGACCTGCACACGGAGGACGCCCATCTCCCCTGCCCCTCCCTGGTAGCTGATGACACGCAGTTCAACTTCATCGGTACCACGCCCGACCATGCCCACCGCCTGTGCGCCGGCCAGCGACAGGTCCAAGATTCGCCCACGGGCAAACGGGCCGCGATCATTGATCCGGACGGTGACCTGCCGGCCGGTCGTCAGTGAACGCACGACCGCCACCGACCCCAACGGCAACGTCCGATGCGCCGCCGTGAGTTTGTGCATATCATACACTTCCCCGTTCGCCGTGCGATTGCCGTGAAAACCTGGGCCATACCACGAGGCACTTCCGCGTTCAACAAAACCCACCGGGTATCCCGGCGGATAGACAGGACGAGCCGGTGCCCATCCCGAGCAACCGTTCAGCCACGTGGTCAGAATCAGTAAGAAGAGAGGGAGAAAGAGACGACGGGTGCCGGTCTGCTTCTCCCTCTGCATGGAGGAGATCACCGGGATGCTGACAAAGCCTCCCAGCGGCGTTCTCACGTCGCAACGAGGCTCCGCGTACCACTCAAGTACGCGTCGCCTCGTTGCTTGCTACGGCCTTGCTGGAGAGTCTTTTTGAGCATCCTTCGATATGGATGAACGTGAAACCGCCTATGCAGCGGCGCATGGCCTCCTACGTGAGAAGCATGTAGGAGCGGAGCCTGCTAAAATTCGTCGAGCGAATGAGTGCGCAGCACCCCGAGCGCTTTCGTCGTGTTGGACACCGTCAGGACGACAATGGCGCGTTTGCCTTCCCGCGAGGGCGTGCAATAACCACATTTGACATTGATACGGGCTCTGGTGAGCGAGTCGGCCACCTGCTTCAAGGCCCCGGGCTTGTTCTCCAGACTGAGAATCAAGGCAGTCTCCTCGCGGAACTTGATCTTAGATTTTCTGAGTGCGATCCGCGCGGCGTCGACATCTGCCACAATCAACCGCAGTTTGCCGGGCCCCGTGACTTCTGGCGCGGAAAAGGCTTTGATGTTGACTCCGGCAGCGCCGAGTACGGCCGCCACCTCCGCCAGCACACCCGGTTTGCTCTGTCCACTCACCACAAATTGCGTCGTTGTCGGCATCGGCTCCTCTCCCTCCGTGAGTCAGTCCATCAGCCTGTCTGCATCCGCCTATACCCGTAGAGCCACTGAGCAGTTGTCCCACCGATATTTCTCACGGTGTGGGACACACCGGCCGGAATCTGGATTTCTTCACCCACGACGGGCCTCAGACAGCGCCCACCGAATTCCAGTTCCAACCGGCCGACGATCAGCATGACCAATTCGTCGGTCGCGTGGCGGTAATCCTCCCATACTTGACCGGGCGGATCAACCCAAAGATCACAACTGAAGCCGCTCGCCAGCCATTCCCGTGCCACTGCCTCCTGATCGACAGGACTCATCACGCTCCGTTGAATGACGACACCAAGGAAGTCGCGGAGCAACTCGTCTCTTGCATCATAGCGCGCATTGAACTCCACACACCGTCTCGCGTCAGCATACACTACGGATGTGCCAAAAGGCCGTTCGAGCTCGGTGAACGCCCAGTGGCCTGGGGGCGAATCGTACTCGTGCGGCACGGTGAGTCGCTGAGGTTCACGACGGGCGGAATAACGCGCGTCACGTTTGTGAACGCCGCCGAGATATGAGGCGGCAGTGTCTTTGCGAGAACGCTGCTCGCGGACGTTTTCCTCATCCTGCTAGAGCTGAGTCCATCGCCCTTCAAGTTTCTTCATGATCTGCGGCATCGTCGTATATTCCATATCCTCCAGCGGCAGCCGGTGCGGTTCGAACGGCCCATGCTGACGCAATACGTCGGCGGTGCGATTCGCATCCCGCCTCGCCTCATCGTAAGAAGGATCGTCGAACATATCCCGTGGCCCGATCAATCGGCCATTGGCGAGTTGAAACCCGAGACAGGCGACGCGTGGAGGGCCGTCGAACCGGGTCGGAGTCGCCTGTTTCACCGAGACCGGCATGAGCGGACCATAATGCGAGCCTCGCATCCAGCCCTCGATGATCCAAGGATAACGGAACGGATCCAGCACCTCCCCCACCGCCGGAAAGTTCTGCTGCGCACGGACGATCATGACCGGGTCGTCCTTGCCGACATATTTCCCGGCGATCAACGACAGCCGCTCCGTAGAGGTAGCCGCGGCGATGGTCCCGTCCGCCCTCGAATACACCGCTTTCACCGTATACTTGCCCGGCGACCCGATGAACATGAGCATGTCGTACACCTCCTCCGGGCAATCGAAGAAAATTTTTGTGTGCTTGTAGATGTCGTGGACCTCGAAGCGGAACCCCTGATGCAGCGTCGGGGCGATCACCAGGCCGGCGGTCGTGAACGGGTCGGCAAACATCTTATACAGGGGGAGATTCCACGCCCCGGCAGACGTCTTATCCGCCATGAAAATCAGCACCGGGTCGGATTTCCGCTCGACGAACTCCATCTCGGCGACGCCGGGCCCCTGTCCACGCACGTTTCCGCTGAACGCATCAGCTAACAAATCCTGCCCCGCACCATACAGATGAAGCTCCTTGGCCACTGCGGTGCCGGACTCAAACGTCTCCCACGCCACCCGGTGAACCGGTTCATGATCGACGCCGTGGCGATGCGTCATGATCAACTGCAAATCATCCCCACAGGCCGACACGTGATAATCGACCAGCAACCCCTTGCTCTTCGCTACAGCCAGCTTCTCGTTCGCGCAATTCATGAGGGCCGGGTGGATCGCCGAATGCCCGACAAACCCGCCGATGTCCGCCTTGATCACACTCAGCGTGATCTGGCCGCTGTCCTCCGCACGCTGTTCAATCGCCATGGTGCACCCCCAGGTGAAGAAGGGTTCGAGGTCGTCTCCTGGTCACAGAGACACCTGTCCTGACACATCCTCTTTCAGGAATGAGCAAAGGCAATGCCTGGGCAAGGATGGGGCCGGTCCGGCAAATGCGCTGGATTTCCTAGCCGGCTTGACGCCACACACAAGAGGTCCGTGGACAGACGCGACAGTCAGGCAGCGAAATCTGTAGCAGAAGGCAGCAGGCTCATCGATCACGTACCGGCAAGGTCAGATCGTCTTTCTTTTTGATTCTTGCACCGACCTGACACCCGGCGAGACTTCCACCCAAGATTGAACGTTGGCCGC contains:
- a CDS encoding HlyC/CorC family transporter translates to MDIIVLIFLILLSAVISVVEVGFYSVNDTKLRALADAGSKRADMALHLRTDPQRLLLTILVGDRLVDTATASLATIIALNRFGGQGLEGVLGEAFAVLVGILTFVLLVFADLVPKTLAAKYSVPVVLNMAYPAYAAQQVLTPIMFFVVPLIYKLTGGKGLNVPFVTEEELKIMLDQSSKSGAIEAQEVKMIKNVFQLKDITAEDCMTPRIYMFSLDCNQYLREAKELLFKSKYSRIPLYEGTLDNIIGILYKTKALTALAQGHTEMKLRDIAQPALFIPHTKSADDLMKQFQLDKRHMAIVVNEFGGVMGLVTLEDLLEEVVGEIVDETDITEELIKRIGKNQILVHGRTEVRKVNDFLKVDLGDDAVTISGLIQHELGRIPKVGEEVHIANCRLVIHEADPRVIKSVQIYKEDKHPALHDQPVEEHVPVTQASLDR
- the ligA gene encoding NAD-dependent DNA ligase LigA, with amino-acid sequence MSPSPIEERIAALRREIRRHDHLYYTKDRPEISDSEYDRLFRELVDLEAAHPYLITSDSPTQRVGAPPLAELAKVSHEKPMLSLDSMTDQEDVCAFDARMKRELETEQVVYTAEPKFDGLSVELVYDEGRFVRGATRGDGTIGEDVTVNLRTIRALPLQLTPGPAMPAHLVVRGEVYMRLDEFQTLNRRMTERGEEAFANPRNAAAGSLRQLDSRITASRPLTLTCYDIMALSGQAPPTHWDELDALATWGLPVPEHRQRCRSIDEVLSFHQRTDAMRDELPFEIDGVVVKLDRRDWQDQLGSKSRSPRWAIAYKFAPRKEITVIQDIAVSVGRTGTLTPLALLKPVEVGGVTISRATLHNADEVARKDVRVGDTVKVERAGDVIPAIAERVPVPGEIRRDPFVMPDHCPVCGSAVAREGAYFYCTGHTVCVAQLKGAIEHFASKSALNIDGLGKKTVAQLVDAGMVKDLADLYSLTKEQLLTLEGFADRSATLLMESIERSKSVTLERLLMGLGIRQVGQHIAKVLAKQFGTLPRLMAATQEEFLQVREIGPEISASLASFFSEARNRDVIDRLVERGLTIEAPAAERGADSQTLAGKTFVFTGGLTGYSRDQAKQLVEGRGGQVSSSVSKNTSYVVAGADPGSKLAQAQKLGVKVLTEPEFTDLVTPA
- a CDS encoding cupin domain-containing protein; this encodes MSPVDQEAVAREWLASGFSCDLWVDPPGQVWEDYRHATDELVMLIVGRLELEFGGRCLRPVVGEEIQIPAGVSHTVRNIGGTTAQWLYGYRRMQTG
- a CDS encoding ACT domain-containing protein; the protein is MPTTTQFVVSGQSKPGVLAEVAAVLGAAGVNIKAFSAPEVTGPGKLRLIVADVDAARIALRKSKIKFREETALILSLENKPGALKQVADSLTRARINVKCGYCTPSREGKRAIVVLTVSNTTKALGVLRTHSLDEF
- a CDS encoding AAA family ATPase, which produces MASSPHQAAARTISIDGITLHLAQPMTMAQEWIGNREILKQLLACWLVIDERDLPLSPRITGQPGIGKTTLAMAGARERKQDLYVFQCTADTRPEDLLITPVLAESGTITYHASPLVTAVLTGSICVLDEGNRMNEKSWASLAPLLDHRRCVESIIAGLLIRAHADFRCCVTMNEDASTYEVPDYILSRLQPTLGMGFPTRDDELAILRYHLPFAPADMLALTVEFLQEAHQLSLEYSVRDGIHLLQYALKRRAQDPAHPLAADAAWRESLIKVLGEEALDLPTQSRKRKRALGDQALPRGLGDFFFESDDPLHPGR
- a CDS encoding fructose 1,6-bisphosphatase; this encodes MAIEQRAEDSGQITLSVIKADIGGFVGHSAIHPALMNCANEKLAVAKSKGLLVDYHVSACGDDLQLIMTHRHGVDHEPVHRVAWETFESGTAVAKELHLYGAGQDLLADAFSGNVRGQGPGVAEMEFVERKSDPVLIFMADKTSAGAWNLPLYKMFADPFTTAGLVIAPTLHQGFRFEVHDIYKHTKIFFDCPEEVYDMLMFIGSPGKYTVKAVYSRADGTIAAATSTERLSLIAGKYVGKDDPVMIVRAQQNFPAVGEVLDPFRYPWIIEGWMRGSHYGPLMPVSVKQATPTRFDGPPRVACLGFQLANGRLIGPRDMFDDPSYDEARRDANRTADVLRQHGPFEPHRLPLEDMEYTTMPQIMKKLEGRWTQL
- a CDS encoding anthranilate synthase component I gives rise to the protein MTKQHYSLTLDEFRGLATEGNLIPLYREILADYETPVSAFAKIDQGPTAYLLESVAGGENWARYSFLGSGSSAVLHEEKGDLILTRGKKRLKIQSRGNPLERVRELMEEYRPVTVPGLPRFVGGAVGYLSYDVVRTFEELPSLRRDSLGMPELAFLLTDTLLIFDNVSQKIKVVANAYLESTTDRAIREAYRHATARIEKMIA
- a CDS encoding LysM peptidoglycan-binding domain-containing protein, with the translated sequence MMTERDGSMRRTAVRSLGLLVLCGLGLSGCVMSEKYEAEKARSLNFQRLLAQEEKRSAELDSEVKRGKRELSDYEARNRELSAQVEAVRQQAAQIQEEAQAMKEASLLEKRAQEDMKRLTTIPKAKKAAPKKDFAAAVDEALKTDVPSDLGLGSATGTAKDALGQSDLMESVGATAASATGTTHTVRPGETLYRIGQKYHVAPDQLRKWNNLKDNTVGVGQKLIVSQP
- a CDS encoding septal ring lytic transglycosylase RlpA family protein, whose amino-acid sequence is MRTPLGGFVSIPVISSMQREKQTGTRRLFLPLFLLILTTWLNGCSGWAPARPVYPPGYPVGFVERGSASWYGPGFHGNRTANGEVYDMHKLTAAHRTLPLGSVAVVRSLTTGRQVTVRINDRGPFARGRILDLSLAGAQAVGMVGRGTDEVELRVISYQGGAGEMGVLRVQVGSFADPANASALVSRLRGAYPGSRVVAVDLPEGRRYRVYAGQFQTDASAEQAAGHLRRALDTDPFIIRDDSAGAFVGSP